A single genomic interval of Nostoc commune NIES-4072 harbors:
- a CDS encoding ExbD/TolR family protein has product MKVNLHTPIEEVQIQIIPLIDVVFCILTFFLLAALQFTRQQAINVDLPKASASSVSGITSQSGSLIVTIDAVGNTYIEKQPVQRDDLGARLKQYLQANPSAVVVLNASRTATYNDVIETLDLLRQVGGDRVSLGIIPGPSQSPTNLLNQPNIPSFPIDPGATPIPTTAPINPEGNLTPKFPLAPNPVPLPGITQPPTGQGISPINPGISNPPASQAPVAPKQTQPSLKR; this is encoded by the coding sequence ATGAAAGTTAATCTACATACCCCAATTGAAGAAGTCCAAATTCAAATCATCCCTTTAATAGATGTTGTTTTTTGTATTCTGACGTTTTTTTTATTAGCGGCATTACAATTTACGCGCCAACAGGCAATAAATGTTGATTTGCCCAAAGCCAGCGCCAGTTCAGTATCTGGAATAACATCACAGAGTGGAAGTCTGATTGTAACTATCGATGCCGTTGGCAATACTTACATAGAAAAACAGCCTGTACAACGGGATGATTTGGGAGCGAGGTTAAAACAGTATCTCCAAGCAAACCCTAGTGCCGTTGTGGTACTGAATGCTTCGCGGACAGCAACTTATAATGATGTGATTGAAACATTAGATTTGCTACGGCAAGTAGGAGGCGATCGCGTTTCTTTAGGAATTATTCCTGGCCCATCTCAATCACCCACAAACTTACTCAACCAGCCTAATATCCCTTCTTTCCCAATCGATCCTGGTGCAACACCAATACCCACAACCGCACCAATCAATCCCGAAGGGAATCTTACTCCAAAATTTCCCTTAGCACCCAATCCTGTACCTCTTCCTGGCATAACTCAGCCTCCAACTGGACAAGGCATCAGCCCTATCAATCCTGGTATTTCCAACCCACCAGCATCCCAAGCGCCTGTAGCACCTAAACAAACTCAACCTAGTCTTAAAAGATGA
- a CDS encoding NAD(P)H dehydrogenase subunit NdhS, translated as MILPGATVRVKNPADTYYRYEGLVQRLTDGKVAVLFEGGNWDKLITFRLSELELVETTAGRKKAK; from the coding sequence ATGATTCTGCCTGGAGCAACTGTTCGCGTCAAAAATCCCGCAGATACCTATTATCGCTACGAAGGACTCGTGCAACGACTGACCGATGGCAAAGTAGCCGTATTATTTGAAGGTGGTAACTGGGATAAATTAATTACCTTTCGCCTGAGCGAATTGGAACTCGTAGAAACCACAGCCGGACGTAAAAAAGCCAAATAA
- the rodA gene encoding rod shape-determining protein RodA, which produces MLLKRSLPKIRWKSWVKPWQNVDWLLFCLPIAVSIFGGVMILSTELKQPVTDWWWHWIVAGIGVLIALFLARTRYEILMQLHWVTYALTNFSLIAVMIAGTSAKGAQRWIPIAGFNVQPSEFAKIGMIITLAALLHRRTASTLESVFRVLAITAIPWGLIFLQPDLATSLVFGAIVLGMLYWANANPGWLILMISPVVAAILFSISWPLSEPIVLFKELSFGPLGIVWSFAMAIVGWQTLPWRRFGLGAIGAWTLNILGGELGVFAWNHVLKEYQKDRLTVFMNPDHDPLGAGYHLIQSRIAIGAGEIWGWGLFKGPMTQLNFVPEQHTDFIFSAVGEEFGFVGCLVVLFAFCLICFRLLHVAQTAKDNFGSLLAIGVLSMIVFQLIVNVGMTVGLAPVAGIPLPWMSYGRSAMLTNFISLGIVESVANFRQRQKYY; this is translated from the coding sequence ATGTTATTAAAACGATCGCTCCCCAAAATTCGCTGGAAGTCTTGGGTTAAGCCTTGGCAGAATGTAGATTGGCTACTATTTTGTTTGCCGATTGCTGTCAGTATCTTTGGTGGTGTCATGATTCTCAGTACGGAACTGAAGCAGCCAGTAACTGACTGGTGGTGGCACTGGATCGTAGCGGGTATCGGTGTGCTTATAGCGCTGTTTTTAGCTCGCACCCGTTATGAAATCTTGATGCAGTTGCACTGGGTAACTTATGCACTAACGAACTTCAGCTTAATCGCTGTGATGATTGCTGGTACAAGTGCTAAAGGGGCACAGAGGTGGATTCCTATTGCTGGTTTCAATGTCCAACCCTCTGAATTTGCCAAAATCGGCATGATCATCACCTTAGCAGCTTTACTACATAGGCGTACTGCTTCTACCCTCGAAAGTGTTTTTCGCGTTCTGGCAATCACCGCTATACCTTGGGGATTAATATTTTTGCAGCCAGATTTAGCAACATCACTGGTATTTGGTGCGATCGTTTTAGGAATGCTTTACTGGGCAAATGCTAACCCAGGCTGGTTAATTCTGATGATTTCTCCTGTGGTTGCCGCAATTTTGTTTAGTATATCTTGGCCTTTATCAGAGCCGATAGTTTTATTCAAAGAACTATCTTTTGGCCCATTAGGAATAGTTTGGTCATTTGCGATGGCTATTGTGGGCTGGCAAACTCTTCCCTGGCGTCGATTTGGTTTAGGTGCTATTGGTGCGTGGACTCTCAATATACTGGGTGGCGAATTAGGAGTCTTCGCTTGGAACCATGTTTTGAAAGAGTATCAAAAAGATCGACTAACTGTATTCATGAACCCCGATCACGATCCACTCGGTGCTGGATATCACTTAATCCAATCTCGCATTGCTATTGGTGCTGGTGAAATTTGGGGATGGGGTCTGTTCAAGGGGCCAATGACGCAACTGAATTTCGTACCTGAACAGCATACAGACTTTATTTTCTCCGCAGTAGGGGAAGAATTCGGTTTTGTTGGTTGTTTGGTAGTGCTATTTGCCTTCTGCTTAATTTGCTTTCGTCTACTGCATGTTGCCCAAACCGCCAAAGATAACTTTGGTTCCTTGTTGGCTATTGGCGTTTTGTCTATGATTGTGTTTCAGCTAATTGTCAACGTTGGCATGACAGTTGGTTTAGCGCCTGTGGCAGGCATTCCCCTACCTTGGATGAGTTATGGGCGTTCTGCTATGCTGACCAACTTCATTTCCTTGGGAATAGTAGAATCAGTAGCAAATTTTCGCCAAAGGCAGAAGTATTATTGA
- the psb29 gene encoding photosystem II biogenesis protein Psp29, with product MNNVRTVSDTKRTFYNLHTRPINTIYRRVVEELMVEMHLLSVNIDFSYNSIYALGVVTTFDRFMQGYEPERDQESIFNALCRAMEQDPQRYRQDAERLQAVAKGLPVKDLIGWLGQTTFLDRDGDLQAQLQAIANNPNFKYNRLFAIGVFSLLEQSDPELVKDEKQLTEALKAIAAGLHLSDDKLNKDLELYRSNLEKMAQALIVMADMLSADRKKREQRKQQSTTPVAPPSSNE from the coding sequence GTGAACAACGTCCGTACTGTCTCTGATACAAAACGAACTTTTTACAATCTTCATACCCGTCCGATCAACACTATTTATCGTCGGGTAGTAGAAGAATTGATGGTAGAAATGCATCTGCTGTCTGTAAATATCGATTTTAGCTACAATTCAATTTATGCCTTGGGCGTCGTCACTACTTTTGACCGCTTCATGCAAGGCTATGAACCAGAACGGGATCAAGAATCAATTTTTAACGCCCTATGTCGGGCTATGGAACAAGATCCGCAACGTTATCGACAGGATGCTGAAAGATTACAAGCTGTAGCTAAAGGTTTGCCTGTTAAAGATTTAATTGGGTGGCTAGGCCAAACTACTTTTTTAGATCGAGATGGTGACTTGCAAGCACAACTACAAGCGATCGCCAACAATCCTAACTTTAAATACAACCGTTTGTTCGCAATTGGTGTATTTTCGTTATTAGAACAGTCAGATCCTGAATTAGTTAAAGATGAAAAGCAACTCACGGAGGCGCTAAAAGCGATCGCTGCTGGCTTGCACCTTTCTGATGACAAACTCAACAAGGATTTGGAGCTATATCGTTCTAACCTAGAGAAGATGGCGCAAGCGCTAATAGTGATGGCAGATATGCTCTCAGCCGATCGCAAAAAACGCGAACAACGTAAACAACAATCAACTACCCCCGTTGCTCCCCCAAGTTCCAACGAATAG
- a CDS encoding STAS domain-containing protein has product MIHIDQKTYTTQDGNTVIVLTPAGRLDITTAWQFRLKLQECISKLSRHVVVNLAQVNFIDSSGLTSLVAGMRDADKVKGSFRICNVHPEAKLVFEVTMMDTVFEIFETEEEALEGVPRSIAS; this is encoded by the coding sequence GTGATTCATATAGACCAAAAAACTTATACAACCCAAGACGGAAACACCGTTATTGTCCTGACACCAGCAGGTCGCCTAGACATTACTACTGCTTGGCAATTCCGGCTGAAGTTACAGGAGTGTATTTCCAAACTCAGCCGCCATGTAGTTGTAAATCTGGCTCAGGTAAATTTTATTGATAGTTCTGGTCTTACATCTTTGGTTGCTGGGATGCGTGATGCTGATAAAGTCAAGGGCAGTTTCCGTATCTGTAATGTACATCCAGAAGCCAAACTCGTGTTTGAAGTGACGATGATGGATACTGTCTTTGAAATATTTGAAACAGAAGAGGAAGCTTTAGAAGGTGTACCTCGTAGCATCGCTAGCTAA
- a CDS encoding chromophore lyase CpcT/CpeT codes for MNFSPQLIALGEYLAGEFDNQEQAIGEPIWYVHLRLWQRPINLFTEDSITLFAEQANVVNLDKPYRQRIMRLRQGSNNTSLEVQYYMPQDPGALIGAGNNPALLNTLTSEKLDLLPGCILTVTQETLAGDRYKFTATAPPETRCSFTYLGNSINVSLGFEATATEFHSYDKGIEPATGKATWGAIMGSYRYTKRNQYSIR; via the coding sequence ATGAACTTCTCGCCACAGTTAATTGCTTTGGGTGAGTATCTAGCTGGGGAATTTGATAATCAGGAACAAGCCATAGGAGAACCAATTTGGTATGTCCATCTCCGGCTGTGGCAAAGACCAATTAATCTGTTCACAGAAGATAGCATTACCCTGTTTGCCGAACAAGCTAACGTTGTTAACCTAGATAAACCTTACCGCCAGCGAATTATGCGATTGCGCCAGGGCAGTAATAACACATCTTTGGAAGTACAATACTACATGCCTCAAGATCCAGGTGCATTAATAGGCGCAGGCAATAACCCTGCTCTACTTAACACACTGACATCCGAAAAATTAGATTTACTACCAGGTTGTATCCTAACAGTTACTCAAGAAACCCTAGCTGGCGATCGCTATAAGTTTACCGCTACCGCACCACCAGAAACTCGTTGCAGTTTTACTTATCTTGGCAATAGCATCAATGTTTCCTTGGGTTTTGAAGCTACGGCGACAGAATTTCACAGCTACGACAAAGGAATCGAGCCAGCAACTGGAAAAGCAACTTGGGGAGCGATTATGGGGTCTTATCGCTACACCAAGCGAAACCAGTATTCAATAAGATAA
- the hemF gene encoding oxygen-dependent coproporphyrinogen oxidase, whose protein sequence is MLTNSQTPTVSAESSKSLPAPDAQTRVSQFMKQLQDEITESLAKLDGVANFHEDSWERPEGGGGRSRVLREGAIFEQAGVNFSEVWGSHLPASILAQRPEAAGHGFYATGTSMVLHPHNPYVPTVHLNYRYFEAGPVWWFGGGLDLTPYYPFAEDAAHLHKTLKQACDKHHPDYYPVFKRWCDEYFYLKHRDETRGVGGLFFDYQDGEGALYRGPNPNGEAAIYSNQVGTPATRNWEDLFAFVQDCGRAFLPAYVPIVERRNGMEYGDRQRNFQLYRRGRYVEFNLVYDRGTIFGLQTNGRTESILMSLPPLVRWEYGYQPEPNSPEAELYETFLKPQDWINWTSPTSSH, encoded by the coding sequence ATGTTGACCAACTCGCAAACACCAACTGTATCAGCAGAATCATCCAAGTCTTTGCCAGCACCTGACGCTCAGACTAGAGTCAGTCAGTTTATGAAACAACTGCAAGACGAAATTACCGAATCATTGGCAAAACTAGATGGTGTGGCTAATTTTCATGAAGATAGTTGGGAACGCCCAGAAGGGGGCGGAGGGCGATCGCGCGTGCTGCGAGAAGGTGCAATATTTGAACAAGCTGGTGTAAATTTTTCTGAAGTTTGGGGTTCCCATTTGCCAGCCTCGATTTTAGCCCAACGCCCTGAAGCCGCAGGGCATGGCTTTTATGCCACGGGCACTTCAATGGTATTACATCCTCACAATCCTTACGTGCCGACAGTTCATCTCAATTATCGCTACTTTGAAGCGGGGCCAGTGTGGTGGTTTGGTGGTGGTCTTGACTTGACACCTTATTACCCCTTTGCTGAAGATGCGGCACATTTACATAAAACGTTAAAACAGGCTTGTGACAAACACCACCCAGATTATTACCCTGTGTTTAAGCGGTGGTGCGATGAATATTTCTACCTCAAGCATCGTGATGAGACACGGGGCGTAGGTGGTTTGTTTTTTGATTACCAAGATGGCGAGGGTGCTTTATATCGCGGGCCAAATCCCAATGGAGAAGCAGCTATTTATAGCAACCAGGTGGGAACACCAGCAACCCGTAATTGGGAAGATTTGTTTGCTTTTGTGCAAGACTGTGGTAGAGCATTTTTACCAGCTTACGTACCAATTGTAGAACGGCGCAATGGGATGGAGTATGGCGATCGCCAACGGAATTTTCAACTCTACCGTCGAGGACGGTATGTAGAATTTAACTTGGTTTATGACCGAGGCACCATTTTTGGTTTACAAACCAACGGACGCACCGAATCAATTCTCATGTCCCTACCGCCCTTAGTGCGCTGGGAATACGGCTATCAACCGGAACCCAATTCCCCAGAAGCCGAGTTGTATGAAACTTTCCTTAAGCCTCAAGATTGGATCAACTGGACATCACCAACATCATCTCATTAG
- a CDS encoding HAS-barrel domain-containing protein: MRLPLPQFATGDRHPNHIAEVIETTSTEFLAQCLEPDDLSFPSMPPFGSWVCSVDEESGNQVYAVVYYATTMPIDSVHRARALGLSLQDLREEQPQIFAMLRTEFRAAIVGFEQSSQNRGYNQRIYQYLPPRPPQIHQAVYRCEPEAIIKFTEELDFLRTLLCINGAPVESLAAAAIRDIYQLRKADREWLIKAGRSLSVLLKDDYDRLRFILSQIHP; encoded by the coding sequence ATGCGCCTCCCTTTACCACAGTTTGCTACTGGCGATCGCCATCCCAACCACATTGCGGAGGTGATTGAAACTACTAGTACTGAATTTTTAGCTCAGTGTTTGGAACCAGACGATTTGAGCTTTCCCTCCATGCCACCCTTTGGTAGTTGGGTCTGCTCTGTAGATGAAGAATCGGGCAATCAAGTTTATGCGGTAGTATATTATGCCACAACTATGCCCATAGATTCCGTACACCGGGCTAGAGCTTTGGGGTTGTCATTGCAAGACTTACGTGAAGAACAACCCCAGATATTTGCCATGCTTAGAACAGAATTTAGGGCTGCGATCGTAGGATTTGAGCAATCTTCCCAGAATCGAGGTTATAACCAAAGAATATATCAATATCTACCACCGCGTCCCCCGCAAATTCATCAAGCTGTTTATCGATGCGAACCAGAAGCAATTATTAAATTTACTGAAGAACTAGATTTTTTGCGGACACTCCTTTGTATTAACGGTGCGCCAGTAGAGTCTTTGGCCGCAGCTGCCATTCGAGATATATACCAGTTACGCAAAGCTGATCGAGAATGGCTAATTAAAGCTGGACGTAGCTTAAGTGTCCTACTTAAAGACGACTACGATCGCTTACGGTTCATTTTGAGTCAAATCCATCCATAG
- a CDS encoding cation:proton antiporter domain-containing protein, whose product MELILQVLALEPTSQVLGKEPIVPFAILLVVILVIPIMFERLRLPGLVGLVFSGLILGPSGWNLFQSDSSMINLLSDIGLIYLLFVAGLEVDLEQFRRQKSRAFGFASLTFSVPLVMGTLVGLILSYGWNTSILIGSLFASYTLLAYPIISRLGVSNNEAVTVTIGAKIFTDIGAVLILAVCVSVAHAGAFSFAKLLSLSGWLIIYSVAVVTGFDWAGKEFFKRSGDDEGNKFLFVLLSVFLAAVGAQLIGIEKIVGAFLAGLAVNEAVGEGPVKQKMVFIGSVLFIPIFFVDLGLTINLPAFVNNLDTLKLTLLMIVGLIVSKLIAAFFTKLIYRYNWQEMLTIWSLSLPQVATTLAATLVGYRAGLLPLEVLHSVIVLMVVTSTLGPLITNKIAVGLNSSPAEDPASPQPDQNAPKTDSAFTIVVPVYNPHTEQYLIEMAALLARQCKGKIIPLAIANATGQMDAPQLEASLQRSEQLLTKATVHSRGLGVAAEPMLRIDDAFAQGISRAAREQKANLIVMGWGKRTGLRARLFGNVIDGVLWASHCPVAVTRLVESPKKIQRILVPVENLTAPTLQPVQFAQMLAEANQSHITVLNVCDRRTSSSKIAWRRSHLSLLVSQLALTNAPEIQIIAHENVAQAILQAARLYDLVVLPFIRNRTSPGGLAISDVTTQLARQLTCSIIMLGEPQRTQTTNLVMSKTVTSITSAV is encoded by the coding sequence ATGGAACTCATATTACAAGTTCTTGCTCTGGAGCCAACTTCCCAAGTTCTTGGCAAGGAACCAATTGTTCCCTTTGCTATTTTGCTAGTGGTCATCTTAGTTATACCGATCATGTTTGAGCGGCTAAGATTACCAGGATTAGTGGGTTTGGTTTTCTCAGGGCTAATACTGGGCCCCTCAGGCTGGAATCTATTTCAGTCGGACTCGTCGATGATTAACCTGCTATCAGACATTGGGTTAATTTACTTGCTGTTTGTCGCAGGGCTAGAAGTTGATCTAGAACAGTTTCGTCGGCAAAAAAGTCGTGCCTTCGGATTTGCTAGTTTAACTTTCAGTGTACCCCTGGTGATGGGAACCTTAGTAGGGCTGATTTTAAGCTATGGCTGGAATACTTCAATATTAATTGGCTCTTTATTCGCTTCCTATACTCTTTTGGCATATCCCATAATCAGCCGTTTGGGAGTCAGCAATAACGAAGCTGTTACGGTCACTATTGGAGCTAAGATTTTTACAGATATTGGCGCAGTACTAATCTTAGCCGTTTGTGTAAGCGTCGCTCATGCTGGAGCATTCAGCTTTGCAAAACTACTCAGCTTGTCTGGTTGGTTAATTATTTACTCTGTTGCCGTTGTGACAGGCTTTGATTGGGCAGGCAAAGAATTTTTCAAACGGTCTGGAGACGACGAAGGAAACAAGTTTTTGTTTGTATTGCTTTCTGTGTTTCTGGCGGCTGTGGGCGCTCAATTGATTGGGATAGAGAAAATTGTTGGTGCGTTTTTAGCGGGTTTGGCAGTAAATGAAGCTGTAGGGGAAGGCCCAGTCAAACAAAAAATGGTATTTATTGGCAGTGTGCTATTTATTCCCATTTTCTTTGTTGACCTTGGCTTAACGATCAATCTACCCGCCTTTGTGAATAACCTAGACACGCTCAAGTTAACGCTGTTGATGATAGTTGGTTTGATTGTCAGTAAATTGATAGCAGCTTTTTTCACAAAACTGATTTACCGCTACAACTGGCAAGAAATGCTAACCATCTGGTCGCTATCACTTCCCCAGGTGGCGACAACGTTAGCAGCAACGTTAGTGGGATACCGGGCTGGGTTGCTGCCACTAGAAGTATTACACAGCGTGATTGTCTTAATGGTTGTCACATCAACTTTGGGGCCGTTGATCACTAATAAAATAGCTGTTGGTTTGAATTCTTCACCCGCCGAAGATCCAGCATCACCCCAACCTGACCAAAATGCACCAAAAACAGACAGTGCTTTTACTATAGTTGTACCTGTCTACAATCCTCATACTGAGCAGTATTTGATTGAAATGGCGGCGTTATTAGCGCGTCAGTGTAAAGGCAAAATTATACCACTTGCGATCGCTAATGCCACTGGTCAAATGGATGCACCGCAGTTAGAAGCATCTCTACAACGCAGTGAGCAATTATTAACCAAAGCCACGGTACACAGTCGAGGATTGGGTGTAGCCGCAGAACCAATGCTGCGGATTGATGATGCTTTTGCTCAAGGAATTAGCAGAGCAGCTCGTGAACAAAAGGCTAATTTAATCGTTATGGGTTGGGGTAAACGGACTGGATTACGAGCGCGTTTATTTGGGAATGTGATTGATGGTGTACTTTGGGCATCCCATTGTCCAGTAGCGGTAACACGTTTAGTAGAATCACCGAAAAAAATTCAGCGCATCTTAGTACCAGTAGAAAACTTAACAGCGCCGACATTACAGCCTGTACAATTTGCCCAGATGCTGGCAGAGGCAAATCAGAGCCACATTACTGTACTGAATGTGTGCGATCGCCGCACTAGTTCTAGTAAAATTGCTTGGAGGCGATCGCATCTCTCCCTATTGGTATCTCAATTAGCTTTAACCAATGCCCCAGAAATTCAAATTATCGCTCATGAGAATGTTGCTCAAGCAATTTTGCAGGCAGCGCGATTATATGATTTAGTAGTTTTACCTTTTATACGTAATCGTACCAGCCCTGGAGGATTAGCCATTAGCGATGTCACAACTCAGTTAGCCAGACAACTCACCTGCTCCATTATCATGCTTGGAGAGCCGCAACGTACTCAAACCACAAATTTAGTTATGTCTAAGACGGTTACTAGCATTACCTCTGCTGTATGA
- a CDS encoding Mrp/NBP35 family ATP-binding protein, which translates to MYDVLDSRSVLEVLRPVEDPELRKSLVELNMIRNVKIDGGKVSFTLVLTTPACPLREFIVEDCKKAVKKLPGVTDVSIEVTAETPQQKSLPDASGELRQRTGISGVKNIIAVSSGKGGVGKSTVAVNVAVALAQTGAKVGLLDADIYGPNDPTMLGLADAQITVRSSETGDILEPAFNHGVKLVSMGFLIDRDQPVIWRGPMLNGVIRQFLYQVQWGELDYLIVDMPPGTGDAQLTLTQAVPMAGAVIVTTPQNVALLDSRKGLRMFQQMNVPVLGIVENMSYFIPPDQPDKQYDIFGSGGGSKTAAELGVPLLGCVPLEISTRVGGDSGVPIVVGDPDSASAKALTAIALTIAGKVSVAALT; encoded by the coding sequence ATGTACGATGTCCTCGATTCTCGTTCTGTCTTAGAAGTGTTGCGACCAGTAGAAGACCCAGAACTCCGCAAAAGTCTGGTAGAACTGAATATGATTCGCAACGTGAAAATTGACGGTGGCAAAGTTAGTTTCACTTTGGTGTTAACCACTCCTGCCTGTCCTTTACGTGAATTTATCGTTGAAGACTGTAAGAAAGCTGTCAAAAAACTCCCAGGTGTTACAGATGTCAGTATAGAAGTAACGGCAGAAACACCGCAACAAAAAAGTTTACCCGATGCCTCCGGCGAGCTGCGCCAACGCACTGGCATTTCTGGGGTGAAAAATATCATTGCTGTTTCCAGTGGCAAAGGTGGCGTTGGTAAAAGTACGGTGGCGGTGAATGTAGCAGTGGCTCTAGCTCAAACTGGCGCAAAAGTCGGTTTGCTAGATGCTGATATTTACGGGCCTAATGACCCCACCATGCTGGGGCTAGCTGATGCCCAAATCACTGTGCGTTCTAGTGAAACAGGTGACATCCTAGAACCTGCTTTTAATCACGGCGTCAAATTAGTTTCAATGGGCTTTTTGATTGACCGGGATCAGCCAGTAATTTGGCGGGGGCCTATGCTCAATGGTGTAATTCGCCAGTTTCTCTATCAAGTGCAATGGGGAGAACTGGACTATTTGATTGTAGATATGCCACCGGGAACCGGAGATGCTCAGTTAACTTTGACCCAAGCAGTGCCGATGGCAGGGGCAGTAATTGTCACCACGCCGCAAAATGTAGCCCTGTTAGATTCTCGCAAGGGATTGCGAATGTTCCAGCAGATGAATGTCCCGGTATTGGGGATCGTGGAAAATATGAGCTATTTTATCCCCCCCGATCAACCGGATAAGCAGTATGACATCTTTGGTTCCGGTGGTGGCTCTAAAACAGCCGCCGAATTGGGAGTGCCACTTTTGGGGTGCGTACCGCTAGAAATTTCTACACGAGTTGGCGGTGATAGTGGTGTGCCAATAGTTGTTGGTGATCCAGATTCAGCCTCAGCAAAAGCATTAACAGCGATCGCTCTTACCATTGCTGGTAAAGTATCAGTTGCTGCTTTGACATAA
- a CDS encoding polyketide cyclase / dehydrase and lipid transport: MQGWLSKFIHRKRRRFCASLVRTYREISSASVDELWQKVADLTDVSWHPLLKSTNVPYGLVPKPGLIFHAVTRFWPIPIRIFVERVNHREMLSIRVLAIPGIEERVTYQVESTVCGTCLSYSVTLRGWLSPLIWSLSRPYADRVARSLVEAVEKTALPTVSGKKKSLNDSCLDF; encoded by the coding sequence ATGCAAGGTTGGTTATCCAAATTCATCCACCGCAAACGTCGTCGGTTTTGCGCTTCTCTGGTGCGGACGTATCGAGAGATAAGTTCTGCTTCTGTAGATGAACTATGGCAAAAAGTTGCTGATTTAACTGATGTTTCCTGGCATCCACTACTTAAGAGTACTAACGTGCCCTACGGATTAGTACCCAAGCCAGGATTAATTTTTCATGCTGTAACACGCTTTTGGCCAATTCCCATCCGAATTTTTGTGGAACGTGTCAATCATAGGGAGATGCTGAGTATCCGAGTGCTAGCGATTCCTGGGATAGAGGAACGGGTGACTTATCAAGTAGAGTCAACAGTTTGTGGTACTTGTTTGTCTTATTCTGTAACACTACGGGGTTGGTTATCGCCCCTAATTTGGTCTTTATCCCGTCCTTATGCAGACCGCGTAGCCCGGTCTTTAGTAGAAGCAGTAGAAAAGACGGCATTGCCAACGGTATCTGGTAAGAAAAAATCCCTTAATGACAGTTGTTTGGATTTTTAA
- a CDS encoding phage holin family protein — protein sequence MNIVTLLIVWLVTAISLLIISKLPLGVEIETPGKAFLSAAVLGIVTAIVRPILSLIFAVPNLLTLDLLSSIFTFMIAVVCFSIAAWLVEGFRLRYGIWSAVIGAFALTIINSLIYKLLGV from the coding sequence ATGAATATTGTGACGCTTTTAATTGTTTGGTTAGTAACAGCTATTAGCCTGTTAATAATTAGTAAATTACCTTTAGGAGTTGAAATTGAGACTCCTGGTAAAGCCTTCCTTTCTGCCGCAGTGCTTGGTATCGTGACGGCAATAGTCAGACCGATTTTAAGCCTCATTTTTGCAGTACCAAATTTACTCACATTGGACTTGCTATCCAGCATTTTCACATTTATGATTGCCGTGGTTTGTTTTAGTATTGCTGCTTGGTTAGTTGAGGGCTTTCGCTTACGTTACGGTATTTGGAGCGCCGTTATTGGAGCATTTGCGCTGACTATAATTAACAGCTTAATCTACAAATTATTGGGCGTCTAA